In Spirosoma aureum, a single genomic region encodes these proteins:
- a CDS encoding SusC/RagA family TonB-linked outer membrane protein, with amino-acid sequence MRNILLNRNARWLVPLLVAPLFILLANDSIAGKADIRVTGKVTDKATNTSLPGVTVQVKGTNTGTVTDATGTYSIQVAENATLVFSSIGFGKSEVPVGGRTAINVTLEEDTKALDEVVVVGYGTQRKSDVTGATVTIKGDELVKQPVLTATQALQGKAAGVQIISSGQPGSSPVVRIRGTGSAIGGTAALFVVDGVLTDDITNINTADIVNVDVLKDASATAIYGSRGANGVIIITTKRGTAGKMTVNYSGNAGFRMPSYLVPMANAAEYANYASVASGNLVSPGSTSTDWYKQILRNGFQQNHGLSINGGTDKSTYFVSAGYYTDQGLVIDNVYKRFSIRANNDFTFNKHVKAGLSASYANGDNQIANLSSAYNNAYRAAPIIQSKENGKYGNTSVYQNVGNPLLDIEKNNNHAQDNRLLGSAYLEIKPIEWLTFRSNLGGDWVNLNSREYNYQFNNDTTTFINPGGNQRNPNSNLKFINTRTFHWTWDNLVTFNKKFDKHALTVLVGTTAEKYTLTSFTAYRKDVPAAQNLWYINTGDANTSTNDGAGDQYNRNSYIGRLNYSFNDKYLLTATIRADGSSRFPAQNRWGYFPSVGAGWVISNEDFMANQHIFDMLKLRASWGKVGNDRIPTDAYTVTVTPNLAYPFGGGIATPGSAITQIKDPNVKWETTEEADLGIEFTALSGRLTGELNYYNKKSRDLLINVKVPSVTGDADGVVLTNAASIQNQGVELTLSWRGKITNDLSYRIGGNATLNQNKVIGLNGGQPILDGSIGGNQQYTTRTDNGQPVGSFYVLQVLGVFQNDADISNYKNATGQIIQPSANPGDFKYQDTNGDGKIDDNDRVFAGSYQPKAYFGLNLGLTYKGFDLSADFYGNVGNQIYNGKRAFRQSALDNVERSMAYNRWTPSSGTQTNPAANSGNLPASTYFIESGNFARINNLTLGYQLPGTLLQKVGITTARVFVTGQNLFTIKKYSGFTAELPGFNTTSNAGIVTTGSPTTQGIELNAYPTASTVAFGLNVGF; translated from the coding sequence ATGAGAAACATTCTTCTTAACCGGAACGCAAGATGGCTGGTGCCATTACTAGTTGCCCCTCTATTTATTCTGCTCGCAAACGATTCCATAGCCGGGAAGGCTGATATCCGCGTAACAGGCAAAGTCACTGACAAAGCTACCAATACAAGCCTGCCCGGTGTTACTGTTCAGGTGAAAGGCACAAATACCGGCACAGTAACTGACGCAACAGGCACCTACAGCATACAGGTTGCAGAGAATGCGACTCTGGTTTTTTCGAGCATTGGTTTCGGTAAATCTGAAGTACCTGTTGGCGGTAGAACAGCGATTAATGTTACGCTCGAGGAGGATACCAAGGCACTCGATGAGGTTGTCGTAGTCGGTTATGGAACTCAGCGAAAGTCTGACGTTACCGGCGCAACCGTTACCATTAAGGGCGATGAACTGGTTAAACAACCCGTATTGACCGCTACGCAGGCTCTTCAGGGAAAAGCCGCCGGGGTACAAATTATTAGCAGTGGTCAGCCGGGCAGTTCTCCGGTTGTGCGTATTCGGGGGACTGGTAGCGCCATTGGCGGCACCGCAGCTCTCTTTGTCGTAGATGGTGTCCTAACCGATGATATTACCAATATTAATACGGCTGACATTGTAAACGTAGACGTTCTGAAAGATGCTTCGGCAACGGCTATTTACGGCTCCCGCGGAGCAAACGGAGTCATTATTATCACAACCAAGCGCGGTACGGCCGGAAAAATGACCGTGAATTATTCGGGAAATGCAGGCTTTCGGATGCCTTCCTACCTGGTTCCGATGGCCAATGCTGCCGAATATGCCAATTACGCCAGTGTGGCCAGCGGAAATCTGGTCAGTCCAGGCAGCACGTCTACCGATTGGTATAAACAAATTCTGCGTAATGGCTTTCAGCAGAATCATGGTCTCTCGATCAATGGAGGCACCGACAAATCTACCTATTTTGTCAGCGCAGGTTATTATACCGATCAGGGGCTGGTTATCGATAATGTATACAAGCGATTCTCGATCCGGGCAAACAACGATTTTACGTTCAATAAGCACGTTAAAGCAGGACTATCAGCCTCCTATGCCAACGGCGACAACCAGATTGCCAACCTGAGTTCGGCCTATAACAATGCTTATAGGGCGGCCCCAATCATTCAATCGAAAGAAAATGGCAAGTATGGTAATACCTCCGTTTATCAGAATGTAGGTAATCCACTGCTGGATATTGAAAAGAATAACAACCACGCACAGGACAACCGCCTTCTCGGATCGGCCTACCTCGAAATCAAGCCCATTGAGTGGTTAACCTTCCGGAGTAATCTGGGGGGCGACTGGGTCAATCTGAACAGCCGGGAGTACAATTATCAGTTCAATAACGATACAACAACATTCATCAACCCTGGCGGAAACCAACGAAATCCGAACAGTAATCTTAAGTTTATAAACACCCGGACCTTTCACTGGACCTGGGATAACCTGGTAACGTTTAACAAGAAGTTTGATAAACACGCTCTGACAGTGCTGGTGGGTACAACCGCCGAAAAATACACCCTGACCAGCTTCACGGCTTATCGGAAAGATGTACCGGCCGCACAAAACCTGTGGTACATCAATACGGGCGATGCCAACACCTCAACCAACGATGGTGCCGGAGACCAATACAATCGGAATTCCTACATCGGCCGGCTGAATTATAGCTTCAACGACAAATACCTGCTCACGGCTACGATTCGGGCCGATGGCTCGTCGCGCTTTCCGGCTCAGAACCGATGGGGTTATTTCCCCTCAGTAGGTGCGGGCTGGGTGATCAGCAATGAGGACTTCATGGCTAACCAGCACATTTTCGACATGCTCAAACTACGAGCTAGCTGGGGCAAAGTCGGGAACGACCGGATTCCGACCGATGCGTATACAGTTACCGTTACTCCTAACCTGGCGTATCCGTTTGGCGGAGGTATTGCCACACCTGGTAGTGCCATTACCCAGATTAAAGACCCCAACGTGAAGTGGGAAACAACTGAAGAAGCGGATCTGGGTATTGAATTTACGGCACTGAGCGGTAGGCTGACCGGCGAACTAAACTACTACAACAAAAAATCCCGCGATCTGCTGATCAACGTTAAAGTGCCATCCGTAACGGGTGATGCTGATGGTGTTGTCCTGACAAATGCAGCGTCTATTCAGAATCAGGGCGTTGAATTAACGTTGAGCTGGCGCGGAAAAATAACAAACGATTTATCGTATCGCATTGGGGGAAATGCTACGCTGAACCAGAATAAGGTCATCGGTCTAAATGGTGGTCAACCCATTCTCGATGGGTCCATTGGGGGGAATCAGCAGTATACGACCCGAACCGATAACGGACAGCCCGTAGGTAGTTTCTATGTACTTCAGGTGCTGGGCGTTTTCCAGAATGACGCCGATATCAGTAATTACAAGAACGCTACGGGTCAGATTATTCAGCCTTCGGCCAATCCCGGCGATTTTAAATATCAGGACACGAACGGCGATGGGAAGATTGATGATAATGATCGTGTGTTTGCAGGCTCCTACCAACCGAAAGCTTACTTCGGGCTGAATTTGGGGCTAACCTACAAAGGGTTTGACCTGAGCGCCGATTTTTACGGCAACGTTGGCAACCAGATTTATAATGGGAAGCGGGCTTTCCGCCAGAGTGCGCTGGACAACGTCGAGCGGTCGATGGCCTACAACCGCTGGACACCATCGAGCGGAACACAAACGAACCCAGCGGCAAACAGTGGCAACCTGCCCGCTTCTACCTACTTCATCGAATCCGGTAATTTTGCCCGGATCAATAACCTGACGCTGGGCTATCAATTGCCCGGTACGCTGCTGCAAAAGGTGGGCATCACCACCGCAAGAGTGTTTGTAACTGGTCAAAACCTATTTACAATAAAAAAATACAGCGGTTTTACGGCCGAATTACCGGGTTTCAACACAACCAGTAATGCAGGTATCGTAACAACCGGAAGCCCCACCACACAGGGCATCGAGTTGAACGCCTATCCAACTGCCAGTACGGTTGCCTTTGGGCTAAACGTAGGCTTTTAA
- a CDS encoding glucoamylase family protein, translating into MKTLLFLFLTLSITYAQTKTPVYRFTAADNRFLDSLEHDTFRYFWETANPDNGLIPDRAPTPSFSSIAAVGFGLTSYLVGVERGYITRTQAADRTLKTLRFFANAPQSEKATGVSGYKGFFYHFLDMKTGERFKQVELSTIDTALLLGGILSAQTYFDKNTPVEIEIRKLADQIYGRVDWTWFQHRRPFVSMGWHPEKGFISADWKGYNEGMLLYILALGSPTHAVGPDTWSAWTTSYEWAAPRWATFQSQAHVNFDPLFGHQYSHIWVDFRGIQDSYMKSKGIDYAENSRRATYANRGYCLSNPAKWQDYGPTIWGLTACDGPKDTTVANRHFFSYRARGAASQQVIDDGTIAPTAAGGSLAFAPEICLPALKTMKASYGSKLYGKYGFRDAFNPTYHYPSAFANGSTKNGWFDIDYLGIDQGPILLMVENARTNFVWNLMKRNPHIRRGLQRAGFTGGWLK; encoded by the coding sequence ATGAAGACACTACTCTTTCTCTTCCTTACCTTAAGCATTACCTACGCCCAGACGAAAACGCCGGTTTATCGATTCACGGCAGCCGACAATCGGTTTCTGGATAGTCTGGAACACGACACGTTCCGCTACTTCTGGGAAACCGCCAACCCCGATAATGGGTTGATCCCAGACCGTGCTCCAACGCCATCTTTCAGTAGTATTGCTGCGGTAGGTTTCGGGTTAACATCGTATCTGGTTGGCGTTGAGCGCGGTTATATCACGCGAACACAGGCTGCCGACCGCACACTAAAAACACTCCGTTTTTTTGCCAATGCACCGCAATCGGAGAAAGCAACCGGCGTGTCGGGTTACAAAGGCTTTTTCTATCATTTTCTGGATATGAAAACCGGGGAGCGCTTCAAGCAGGTCGAATTATCTACGATTGATACGGCCTTGCTATTGGGGGGCATTCTAAGCGCCCAGACTTATTTTGACAAGAATACGCCTGTAGAAATCGAAATCAGGAAACTAGCCGATCAAATTTACGGTCGTGTCGACTGGACGTGGTTTCAGCATCGTAGGCCATTTGTATCGATGGGCTGGCATCCCGAAAAAGGATTTATCTCTGCCGACTGGAAAGGCTATAATGAAGGCATGCTGCTCTATATTCTGGCACTTGGATCGCCCACCCATGCTGTTGGCCCGGATACGTGGTCGGCCTGGACGACAAGCTATGAGTGGGCGGCCCCGCGCTGGGCAACGTTTCAGAGTCAGGCACACGTTAATTTCGATCCATTATTCGGTCACCAATACTCGCATATCTGGGTCGATTTTCGGGGCATTCAGGATAGCTATATGAAGAGTAAAGGCATTGACTATGCCGAAAATTCGCGACGGGCAACCTACGCGAATCGGGGCTATTGCCTCTCAAATCCGGCCAAATGGCAAGATTACGGACCAACCATCTGGGGGCTGACAGCCTGCGACGGGCCGAAAGATACGACCGTTGCCAATCGTCATTTTTTCTCCTATCGCGCCCGTGGGGCTGCCAGCCAGCAGGTTATCGACGACGGTACCATTGCGCCCACAGCAGCGGGCGGTTCACTTGCCTTTGCGCCTGAGATTTGTTTACCGGCTCTGAAAACGATGAAAGCCAGCTATGGCAGTAAACTATACGGTAAATACGGTTTCCGGGACGCCTTCAACCCCACTTATCATTACCCATCTGCTTTCGCGAATGGGTCAACGAAAAATGGCTGGTTCGACATCGATTATCTGGGTATCGATCAGGGGCCTATTCTATTAATGGTTGAAAATGCCCGGACTAATTTTGTCTGGAATCTGATGAAACGAAATCCGCACATACGCCGGGGGTTGCAGCGTGCCGGTTTTACAGGTGGGTGGCTGAAATAG
- a CDS encoding RagB/SusD family nutrient uptake outer membrane protein, producing the protein MKSYKLILLSTSFGIALLAVSCQKSFLDVPVQGQATTATDPNLAVNLVTGVYNSLYNSEAFGGAGGDVHGISFIAATNIISDDADKGSTATDQPPLADIDNFTTTPTNNFVAALWNGYYSGISRANQALAALATSSIDAKTKNQLIGEVRFIRGYYYFNLVRFFGKVPKVIRVPKDAQDANTDPAFQTRAPVDTIYNVITQDLQFALANLPLKAQAAVGHANKGAAQALLAKTYLYRKNWQQVQALTQDVINSGQYALVPDYTTIWRYVGNNNAESIFETQSGTFNNGDIAVGGYCTWQGPRVGGKGGWTDLGFGFDTPSQDLVNAYEAGDKRKASTIIAVDNSGKHVGTVLYDGFRIPSSDSVQNLFYNYKAYASENKNVEPYLGNRDKKQKNVRLLRYADVLLMNAEAANELGQTAAAVTYLNMIRTRAGLPATKAASQADVRTAIWKERRLELAMEHDRFFDLVRTGRAAQVMQAAGKNFVAGKNELLPIPSLQIQLSSGQLDQNPGY; encoded by the coding sequence ATGAAATCATATAAACTTATCCTTCTCAGCACGAGCTTCGGCATTGCTTTACTGGCTGTTTCCTGCCAGAAAAGCTTTCTGGATGTACCCGTTCAAGGGCAGGCTACAACCGCTACCGATCCTAATCTGGCCGTAAATCTGGTAACTGGCGTCTACAATAGCCTCTACAATAGCGAAGCTTTTGGCGGAGCTGGTGGCGATGTACATGGCATCAGCTTCATTGCTGCCACTAACATCATCTCCGATGATGCCGATAAAGGAAGCACAGCAACCGATCAGCCACCATTAGCTGATATCGATAACTTCACGACGACACCAACCAACAATTTTGTAGCCGCTTTATGGAATGGTTATTATAGTGGCATTTCCAGAGCGAATCAGGCGTTGGCAGCTTTAGCAACGTCTTCGATCGATGCTAAAACCAAGAATCAACTGATTGGTGAGGTCCGGTTTATCCGAGGGTATTATTACTTCAATCTGGTTCGTTTCTTTGGTAAAGTCCCTAAAGTTATTCGTGTCCCCAAAGATGCACAGGACGCCAATACCGACCCGGCTTTCCAGACACGGGCTCCGGTCGATACCATTTACAATGTTATTACTCAGGATCTGCAATTTGCCCTTGCCAATTTACCGCTAAAAGCCCAGGCGGCTGTCGGTCACGCCAATAAGGGTGCGGCTCAGGCACTCCTGGCCAAGACGTATCTGTATCGCAAAAACTGGCAGCAGGTCCAGGCACTAACGCAGGACGTGATCAACTCCGGTCAGTATGCACTGGTACCCGACTACACCACGATCTGGCGCTACGTCGGTAACAACAACGCTGAATCCATCTTCGAAACGCAGAGTGGTACGTTCAATAACGGCGATATTGCCGTTGGTGGTTATTGCACCTGGCAGGGGCCACGGGTAGGCGGCAAGGGCGGCTGGACCGATCTGGGTTTTGGCTTTGACACACCCTCTCAGGATTTAGTGAATGCCTATGAAGCGGGCGACAAGCGAAAAGCTTCAACCATTATTGCGGTAGACAACAGCGGCAAACACGTTGGAACGGTTCTCTACGATGGTTTCCGGATACCTAGCTCCGATTCGGTACAGAACCTCTTCTACAATTACAAAGCATACGCCAGTGAGAATAAAAACGTGGAACCCTACCTGGGCAACCGCGATAAGAAGCAGAAAAACGTACGGCTCCTTCGCTATGCCGATGTGCTGCTGATGAATGCCGAAGCAGCCAATGAACTAGGCCAAACGGCAGCTGCGGTTACCTATCTCAACATGATTCGTACCCGTGCCGGTTTACCGGCGACGAAAGCCGCTTCGCAGGCCGACGTGCGCACGGCGATCTGGAAAGAACGTCGACTTGAGCTAGCTATGGAACACGACCGTTTTTTCGACCTTGTGCGAACGGGCCGTGCCGCTCAGGTTATGCAGGCTGCTGGGAAAAACTTCGTAGCGGGGAAAAACGAACTACTTCCCATACCGAGTCTCCAAATCCAGTTGAGCAGTGGCCAGTTAGACCAAAATCCGGGGTATTGA
- a CDS encoding amino acid permease gives MSIFRKKTVKQILSDAAEGESSKLVKTLGVRDLTSFGIAAIIGAGIFSTIGLASYNGGPAVSLLFVFTAIACVFTALSYAQFASTVPVSGSAYTYAYVAFGEIFAWIIGWALILEYAVSNMVVAISWSEYFTSMLSGFGITFPKYFATDYGSASKAFDLVQQTKLSGAALSTLPENTRLLADAYANAPIIGSLKLIANLPAGAVTVLITALVYIGIKESRTASNILVVLKLAVIALVISVGAFYVKPANWSPFAPNGISGVLSGVASVFFAFIGFDSISTTAEECKNPQRDLPRAMLYCLAICTVLYVLITLVLTGMVNYKELGVSDPLAYVFQKVNLDFVAGVISVSAVVAITSALLVYQLGQPRIWMTMSRDGLLWKRFATIHPKFKTPSFATIITGIIVALPSMFMDLKFFVDLTSVGTFFAFILVCAGILFLDAKGLSAQSKFKVPYINGKYIIALVFLVVAGYALTGSNLLETMESKPLLFVFWGVWALLAVQGFRYNFSLLPVVGILTNLYLMTELGASNWQIFGIWLIIGLAIYFSYGFRKSKLRQAENAVGV, from the coding sequence ATGTCCATTTTTCGCAAAAAAACTGTAAAACAAATTCTGAGTGATGCCGCCGAGGGCGAATCAAGCAAATTGGTTAAGACACTGGGTGTTCGTGATTTGACCTCGTTTGGTATCGCAGCCATCATTGGCGCTGGAATTTTCAGCACGATTGGTCTGGCAAGCTATAACGGTGGCCCTGCGGTGTCTTTATTATTTGTGTTTACAGCTATTGCCTGCGTTTTCACGGCTCTTAGCTATGCACAGTTTGCCAGTACGGTTCCGGTAAGTGGTAGCGCTTATACCTACGCTTATGTAGCTTTCGGTGAGATTTTTGCCTGGATCATTGGCTGGGCGTTGATTCTGGAATATGCCGTCAGCAACATGGTTGTAGCCATTTCATGGTCGGAGTATTTTACATCCATGCTGAGCGGGTTTGGCATCACGTTCCCTAAATATTTCGCGACGGACTACGGTTCCGCTTCAAAAGCATTCGATCTCGTTCAGCAAACGAAACTAAGTGGGGCTGCACTAAGCACATTGCCCGAAAATACGCGCCTGCTGGCTGATGCGTATGCGAATGCGCCAATAATAGGCAGTTTGAAACTGATTGCCAATCTTCCTGCCGGGGCAGTTACTGTTCTCATTACAGCATTGGTCTATATCGGCATCAAAGAATCCCGAACGGCGAGTAATATTCTGGTTGTATTAAAACTGGCCGTAATTGCCCTGGTTATTTCAGTAGGGGCTTTTTATGTAAAACCGGCAAACTGGTCGCCATTTGCGCCCAATGGCATTTCGGGTGTGTTGAGCGGAGTAGCGTCTGTGTTTTTCGCCTTTATCGGTTTCGACTCCATTTCGACAACGGCCGAAGAGTGCAAAAATCCACAGCGTGATCTGCCCCGAGCCATGCTCTATTGCTTAGCGATTTGTACAGTTTTATACGTACTGATCACGCTGGTGCTAACCGGAATGGTTAATTACAAGGAACTAGGCGTAAGCGACCCACTGGCTTATGTGTTTCAAAAGGTGAACCTCGATTTTGTTGCGGGTGTGATTTCGGTGAGTGCGGTCGTAGCAATTACGAGTGCTTTACTGGTTTATCAACTCGGTCAGCCCCGTATCTGGATGACCATGAGCCGGGATGGCCTGCTTTGGAAGCGTTTCGCCACCATTCACCCCAAGTTTAAAACGCCTTCGTTTGCCACCATTATTACAGGCATTATCGTAGCCTTACCCTCTATGTTCATGGATCTCAAATTCTTTGTCGATCTGACGAGTGTAGGTACGTTTTTTGCCTTTATTCTTGTCTGTGCAGGTATCCTGTTTTTGGATGCCAAAGGACTTTCGGCACAGTCTAAATTCAAGGTTCCTTACATTAATGGTAAGTATATTATCGCCCTGGTTTTTCTTGTGGTAGCTGGTTATGCGCTAACAGGCTCCAATCTGTTGGAGACAATGGAGAGCAAACCCCTGTTATTCGTGTTTTGGGGCGTTTGGGCGTTGCTGGCCGTGCAGGGCTTTCGGTATAATTTCTCACTGCTTCCGGTGGTGGGCATTTTAACGAACCTGTATCTGATGACCGAACTGGGAGCAAGTAACTGGCAGATTTTTGGTATTTGGCTCATCATTGGGTTGGCCATCTATTTCTCATACGGCTTCCGGAAAAGCAAACTAAGACAAGCCGAAAACGCAGTTGGCGTCTAA
- a CDS encoding LamG domain-containing protein, which translates to MKTRQITTWVVAGVVMSTVFTSCKKEDTPSLPDIGGYASSNDIASASLLAHFPFDGNNIERKSGTAGTALNASFTTGASGQGQALNLNAGYVSFPALSALTSASSLPSFTISAWVNVKNNGTSPSSFVTIARAGEWAGSVNLLAETGQRKATSDTLNVKGLLVQKASDGNASFQDNINSPDKGGDQAFKNAGKWSHLVFVYDASTSKITLYGNGKKINNPDYESRAYNGAPLGNLTLFPVTNVIIGAWGTNLPGGKPDSWQTPMTGQVDEVRIYSKALSVGDITSLYQLEQAGR; encoded by the coding sequence ATGAAAACAAGACAAATCACAACGTGGGTAGTGGCGGGTGTAGTAATGAGCACTGTGTTTACTTCCTGTAAAAAAGAAGATACGCCATCGTTGCCAGACATTGGAGGATATGCAAGTTCAAATGACATTGCAAGCGCAAGCCTACTGGCTCATTTCCCATTTGATGGCAACAATATAGAACGCAAATCAGGTACAGCAGGTACAGCTTTAAATGCATCGTTTACGACAGGGGCCAGTGGGCAAGGCCAGGCTCTAAACCTAAATGCAGGATATGTCTCCTTTCCTGCATTATCGGCTTTAACTAGTGCCAGCAGTTTACCAAGCTTTACCATTAGTGCGTGGGTAAATGTGAAGAATAATGGCACCAGCCCATCTTCTTTTGTAACAATTGCCCGGGCTGGAGAGTGGGCTGGTAGCGTAAACTTACTGGCTGAGACTGGTCAACGAAAAGCCACTTCAGATACATTGAATGTTAAAGGACTGCTGGTACAAAAAGCATCTGACGGCAATGCATCGTTTCAGGATAACATCAATTCACCAGATAAAGGAGGTGATCAAGCGTTCAAAAATGCGGGTAAATGGTCGCATCTGGTATTTGTCTACGACGCTTCGACGTCAAAAATTACGCTGTATGGTAATGGCAAGAAAATCAACAATCCAGATTACGAAAGCCGCGCTTACAACGGCGCACCACTTGGAAATCTAACTCTTTTTCCAGTAACAAACGTTATTATTGGGGCCTGGGGAACAAACCTACCTGGTGGCAAGCCGGATAGCTGGCAGACACCGATGACTGGCCAGGTTGACGAGGTTCGTATTTATAGTAAAGCTTTATCTGTTGGCGATATTACATCGCTGTATCAACTGGAGCAAGCTGGCCGCTGA
- a CDS encoding glucoamylase family protein — MKSMKLWLALLVLSVVCSCKKHQDVTPSGPFYYKTVLVNGQTSANLRYTAVNATPVVTLSFSAPIKRESVAASLKLTEQATAKPVSLTYSFSGNDTLLTVTPQSPLRSLTNYTLTVTPTLTSTQNTTLISEVSVGLTTAIDSTDKLPRISDSLLLDLVQKQTFAYFWDFGHPVSGLARERNSSGDVVTSGGSGFGIMTILVGINRNFITRQEGLARLTKITNFLTNNAKRYHGAFPHWLNGATGATVPFSQKDDGADLVETSYLMQGLLTARQYFSSTTDASEIALRKTINALWDGVEWNWFTKSGAETNLYWHWSPNYNWDMNLPIRGWNEALITYALAASSNTHPIAKTVYDNSWAQNGKMANGNSYYGIKLPLGPAYGGPLFFSQYSFLGINPHDLKDAYADYWQQNTAHSLINYTYCRTNPKQFYGYSANCWGLTASDEQNGYSAHEPNNDNGTISPTAALSAMPFTPTESMQALRFFYYKLGDKTWKDYGFIDAFNLTNIWFADSFLAIDQGPIIVMIENQRSQLLWKLFMSCPEVKKGMKNLGFQSPNLN; from the coding sequence ATGAAATCAATGAAACTCTGGTTGGCCTTACTGGTTTTGTCGGTAGTATGTTCCTGCAAAAAACATCAGGATGTTACGCCCAGCGGCCCTTTCTACTATAAAACAGTGTTGGTCAATGGGCAAACGTCGGCAAATCTGCGCTATACGGCGGTTAATGCAACACCCGTTGTTACGCTGTCATTTTCGGCACCCATTAAGCGAGAGTCCGTTGCGGCTTCGCTTAAACTGACCGAACAGGCTACGGCCAAACCGGTTTCGTTAACGTATTCCTTTTCGGGAAATGATACCCTGCTGACCGTGACACCACAAAGTCCGCTGCGTTCGTTAACGAACTATACGCTAACCGTCACGCCCACGCTCACCTCTACCCAGAATACGACTCTGATTTCTGAAGTATCGGTTGGCTTAACTACAGCCATTGATAGTACTGATAAATTGCCCCGAATCAGTGATTCGCTGCTACTAGACCTGGTTCAGAAACAGACTTTCGCCTATTTCTGGGATTTTGGGCATCCGGTCTCGGGTTTGGCCCGCGAACGCAATTCGTCGGGCGATGTGGTCACGTCGGGCGGATCGGGATTTGGTATTATGACCATTCTTGTGGGCATCAACCGAAATTTCATTACCCGGCAGGAGGGGCTGGCCCGTCTGACAAAAATCACCAACTTCCTCACCAACAACGCGAAACGCTATCATGGCGCATTTCCGCACTGGCTTAATGGCGCTACGGGTGCTACGGTTCCATTCAGTCAGAAAGACGATGGAGCCGATCTGGTAGAAACATCGTATCTGATGCAGGGACTATTGACGGCCCGGCAGTATTTCAGCAGCACAACCGATGCCAGCGAAATTGCGCTTCGCAAAACCATCAACGCGTTATGGGATGGCGTTGAGTGGAACTGGTTTACCAAAAGTGGTGCGGAAACAAATCTGTACTGGCATTGGTCACCCAATTATAACTGGGACATGAATCTGCCCATTCGTGGCTGGAACGAAGCATTGATTACCTATGCATTAGCCGCATCCTCCAACACGCATCCAATTGCGAAAACAGTTTACGATAACAGCTGGGCGCAGAACGGGAAAATGGCCAATGGCAACAGTTATTACGGCATTAAGCTTCCGCTCGGACCTGCCTACGGTGGACCGCTCTTCTTTTCGCAATATTCCTTTCTGGGCATCAATCCGCATGATCTGAAAGACGCTTATGCCGACTATTGGCAACAGAATACGGCCCATTCTCTTATCAATTATACATACTGCAGAACCAATCCCAAACAATTCTATGGCTACAGTGCAAATTGCTGGGGATTAACTGCCAGCGACGAACAGAATGGCTATTCGGCTCATGAACCAAACAACGACAACGGCACCATATCGCCAACGGCCGCTTTATCGGCCATGCCTTTCACACCCACAGAATCGATGCAGGCCCTCCGGTTTTTCTATTACAAACTAGGCGACAAAACCTGGAAAGACTACGGGTTTATCGATGCATTCAACCTGACCAATATCTGGTTTGCCGATTCATTCCTGGCCATCGATCAGGGACCAATTATTGTCATGATTGAAAACCAGCGGTCGCAGCTACTCTGGAAACTATTTATGAGTTGTCCGGAAGTCAAAAAAGGCATGAAAAATCTGGGTTTTCAAAGCCCTAATCTGAATTGA